One region of Scophthalmus maximus strain ysfricsl-2021 chromosome 15, ASM2237912v1, whole genome shotgun sequence genomic DNA includes:
- the cep170ba gene encoding centrosomal protein of 170 kDa protein B isoform X3, which translates to MSVTSWFLVSSSGTRHRLPREMIFVGRDDCELMLQSRSVDKQHAVINYEQNTDEHMVKDLGSLNGTFVNDLRIPDQTYITLKLFDVIRFGYDAHVYILERSQHKVPEEALKHEKYTSQLQLGVKALEAKTKEKQLLQNSEKSKDSLSTIKLQDRAERRAHSLTAITDSPISKPTPLYGQPSWWGEDEDPANKKKSRGGKSLEQESPEHGKDVTKYELNGSLSDSQAKSIFSYRREPSYFEIPTKEFQQRSAKKSESHVHEVPTKDTPDPTQCVPSTPTPPVVQSHASFTIEFDECTPGKMKIKDHVTKFSFRQQRKLPSTEVVTTPTEVMSVESKVADWLVQSNASMMRRRSQTEDAYSTHSDPSFVKTTKGNHCEEVTHGDSGDLAINGNDFLQSELQIGSQVSPQPLRSSSPERFTSPDSEEPLSSSPPESQCLSSLGKAEPQQAFVIEFFDDNPRKKRSQSFTNNTSPPEASGLRVQQEKAKKSTSSTGERQLPPSDSTTPPTQRYTVSLKGPASTGPQRAGSLRREKTEDRISTNFSSRTSPSVSAKPFSSVGRRSKLAQEFTAEMQRHTKQSQASWEKTTSSFSTAAKTDAAVRSQSSPPPANSHYQPQTSSPIHKLIPLKAPVMPLASHSLEVKSPLVSSRNEEEDSLSDAGTYTIEADVQDKELEEARSKIDQVQPAGAVLQGAPKWMSCWASLADSYTDSGPSSGLFDITSQVELSAGARSTILHKANLTRNHDSTDSRARRILPQVPVGEKSDISTPSIHVHYDPHSTFDVEDNSLVSCTLQDGIHRLSVQDDVEPDSLSDASKSDDGSIIEQRRRPLSDSEEKKTEEKSRLPAKPTSFYIGSEEAPSRPECGGPKPSTSKTERKYANKTFSTATLTKPRGILDSEKIKPSLSAPILDQRTQSPEYKEGRAVSPLIRQESFTKERSSNAKLPNISSQPAQRDVDIELFQRACSQDTHSYLKETEDVLAVLEAKLQAAQSVTTPSPITDSLSAESDVDTSSTVSQHSNKTKTHTLARKPSVSGLHREKSSASIASIVSQDSNHQSMLSGKRHSQGADGSSKSEPVQRPVGLRRSAGRCGSTDLSDDPHSLPYSDQESSTYQTRKKYTVPLQKDDAKTTRVSPLSRANSLSAPRPTRASMLRRARLGEASDNEGTETDKLSQEAAAANIPAKQPQETKKLSRLDMLAMPRKRTTSFNTPSDTESSSAPSWVGKSTGFSNRSTESGGSSTRRASASGPKLVERPPKTALNKTPITRGRSSSAKYASTTASSRRRQKGSDYTSTSDEEYDSNQSTPKHKRSQPSSASHSPRSQPRPQPVVALHPKPRGNDSEEENQEGEAFHNWSTHSAEIARLSQDLAKDLAILAREIHDVAGDGDTQKPEAQSSAPVSTVTAHEQLVQHIPEAGLNYPRVPPSSASVREPEQSDHEQNSRQRARSRDEGVVDNLMLNPVTQVIMAIRENTEQLADKIKVLFQDRADIWEQIEAKVNSDSDLPIVKTSNKEVTSILKELRRVQRQLEVINTVMEPSGQPETSKASASAVSSSSSSSGVPPSRTSSSRDWRTVHSISKRGGGPRPSESVRRAAVTPDDVRQGYLV; encoded by the exons CGGGAGATGATCTTCGTGGGCCGGGATGACTGCGAGCTaatgctgcag TCTCGCAGTGTGGACAAACAGCACGCTGTGATCAACTACGAACAAAACACAGACGAGCACATGGTGAAGGACCTGGGCAGTTTGAACGGG ACATTCGTGAATGACCTAAGAATCCCTGACCAGACGTACATCACGCTGAAACTCTTCGACGTCATTCGATTTGGATACg ATGCTCATGTTTATATCCTGGAGAGGAGTCAACACAAGGTCCCAGAGGAAGCACTTAAA cATGAGAAGTACACCAGCCAGTTGCAGCTCGGTGTAAAAGCCCTGGAGGCCAAGacgaaagaaaaacagctgctCCAGAACTCGGAGAAGAGCAAAGACTCCCTTTCCACTATCAAACTGCAGGACAGGGCTGAGCGAAGAGCCCACTCACTCACGG CCATCACAGATTCTCCGATATCCAAGCCCACTCCTCTGTATGGTCAACCGTCATGGtggggggaggacgaggaccCAGCCaacaaaaagaagagcagaggtgGAAAATCGCTGGAACAGGAGTCTCCAG AGCATGGTAAAGATGTCACCAAATACGAGCTCAACGGCTCTCTGTCCGACAGTCAGGCCAAGTCCATCTTCTCCTACCGCCGAGAGCCCAGCTACTTTGAGATCCCAACAAAGGAGTTCCAGCAGCGATCTGCTAAAAAGTCTGAATCGCACGTTCACGAGGTTCCCACAAAGGATACCCCCGATCCCACCCAGTGTGTCCCCTCCACTCCCACACCTCCAGTGGTCCAAAGTCATGCCTCCTTCACCATCGAGTTTGATGAATGCACACCAGGTAAAATGAAGATCAAGGATCATGTGACCAAGTTTTCTTTCCGCCAGCAGAGGAAGCTGCCCTCCACGGAGGTTGTTACCACACCCACTGAGGTAATGTCAGTAGAAAGCAAAGTTGCTGATTGGCTGGTCCAAAGCAATGCTAgcatgatgaggaggaggtcacAGACTGAAGATGCGTACAGCACGCACAGTGACCCGTCATTTGTGAAGACCACCAAGG GAAACCACTGTGAAGAGGTCACTCACGGTGATTCCGGGGATCTTGCAATCAATGGGAATGATTTTCTTCAGTCAGAACTTCAAATCGGGTCCCAGGTTTCTCCGCAACCCCTGAGAAGCTCCTCCCCAGAGCGGTTCACCTCCCCGGACTCTGAGGAACCTTTGTCCTCCTCACCCCCAGAGTCACAGTGCCTTTCCAGTCTTGGCAAGGCTGAGCCACAACAGGCCTTTGTCATTGAATTCTTTGACGACAACCCAAGAAAGAAGCGCTCCCAGTCCTTCACCAATAACACCTCCCCACCTGAGGCGTCAGGCCTCAGGGTGCAGCAGGAGAAGGCAAAAAAGAGCACAAGCTCAACTGGGGAGAGACAACTTCCACCCTCAGACTCCACCACTCCCCCAACCCAACGATACACTGTCTCCCTGAAGGGCCCTGCTTCCACCGGGCCCCAAAGAGCTGGCTCATTGCGgagggagaagacagaggatcGAATAAGCACAAACTTTTCCTCCCGCACTTCACCTTCTGTCTCTGCAAAGCCCTTTAGCAGTGTGGGCCGGAGATCCAAACTCGCCCAGGAATTCACTGCGgaaatgcaaagacacacaaagcagTCCCAGGCCAGCTGGGAGAAAACTACATCTAGTTTCTCCACAGCAGCGAAAACAGACGCAGCGGTAAGATCACAGTCCAGTCCCCCTCCAGCTAATTCTCACTACCAGCCCCAGACTTCCTCTCCTATCCACAAGCTGATTCCCCTCAAGGCCCCTGTGATGCCCCTGGCTTCTCACAGCTTGGAGGTCAAGAGCCCCCTTGTCAGCTCCAGAAACGAAGAGGAGGACAGTCTGAGCGATGCAGGGACCTACACCATTGAAGCAGATGTCCAAGATAAAGAGCTGGAAGAGGCACGGAGCAAGATTGACCAG GTTCAGCCAGCGGGTGCAGTGTTACAGGGGGCTCCTAAGTGGATGTCTTGCTGGGCCAGTTTGGCAGACAGCTACACAGACTCCGGCCCTTCGTCTGGCCTCTTTGACATAACATCCCAGGTGGAGCTGTCAGCAGGGG CACGAAGTACAATCCTCCACAAGGCCAATCTCACACGAAACCACGACAGTACAGACTCAAGAGCTCGACGCATCCTGCCCCAGGTACCAGTGGGGGAGAAGAGCGACATTTCAACTCCCAGCATTCATGTCCATTATGACCCGCATTCAACATTTGATGTAGAAGACAACAGTTTGGTGTCCTGCACATTGCAGGATGGAATTCACAGGTTGTCAGTGCAGGATGATGTAGAGCCTGACAGCCTGAGTGACGCCAGCAAGTCCGATGATGGTTCCATCATAGAGCAAAGGAGGAGACCTCTTTCAGactcagaagaaaagaaaactgaggaGAAGTCCAGACTCCCAGCCAAGCCGACATCATTCTACATCGGGTCAGAGGAGGCTCCGTCCAGACCAGAGTGTGGAGGCCCAAAACCCAGCACTTCCAAGACTGAGAGAAAATATGCAAACAAAACTTTCTCAACAGCCACCCTGACCAAACCGAGAGGTATCCTGGACTCTGAAAAAATCAAGCCAAGTCTGTCGGCTCCTATCCTGGACCAGAGGACACAGAGTCCAGAGTACAAAGAGGGGAGGGCGGTATCTCCATTAATCCGACAAGAGAGCTTCACCAAGGAGCGATCTAGCAATGCCAAGTTGCCCAACATTTCTAGCCAGCCTGCTCAGAGGGATGTAGACATTGAATTGTTCCAGCGAGCCTGCAGTCAGGACACTCATTCGTACCTCAAAGAGACGGAGGATGTTCTCGCTGTTCTGGAGGCCAAACTCCAAGCAGCACAATCAGTAACCACTCCGTCTCCAATAACGGACTCTCTTTCTGCGGAGTCTGATGTGGACACCTCCAGCACAGTCAGCCAGCATAGCAATAagaccaagacacacacactggcaagAAAACCCTCTGTTAGTGGCCTCCATAGGGAAAAGTCTTCAGCTAGTATAGCTAGTATAGTTAGCCAGGACTCAAACCATCAGTCCATGTTGTCAGGAAAGCGTCATTCGCAGGGAGCCGACGGCAGCAGCAAGAGTGAACCTGTCCAGAGGCCAGTAGGACTGAGACGTAGTGCTGGGAGATGTGGTTCCACAGACCTAAGTGATGACCCTCACAGCTTACCTTACTCCGATCAGGAATCTAGCACCTACCAAACCCGCAAGAAATACACCGTGCCCCTCCAGAAGGATGACGCAAAGACCACCAGGGTATCCCCCTTGAGTCGTGCCAACAGCTTGTCAGCTCCAAGACCCACCAGGGCATCCATGCTACGTCGCGCTCGCCTGGGAGAGGCCTCAGACAACGAGGGCACGGAGACGGACAAGCTGTCacaggaggcggcggcggccaacATCCCCGCTAAGCAGCCCCAGGAAACCAAGAAACTCTCCCGGCTGGATATGCTGGCGATGCCTCGCAAGCGGACGACCTCGTTCAACACACCCAGCGACACAGAGTCGTCCTCCGCCCCATCATGGGTGGGCAAGAGCACAGGGTTCTCGAACCGCAGCACAGAGTCCGGCGGCAGCTCCACTCGGAGGGCGTCCGCTTCAGGGCCGAAACTTGTAGAAAGGCCGCCGAAAACGGCGCTCAACAAGACCCCAATCACCCGCGGACGTTCAAGCAGTGCCAAATACGCCAGCACAACAGCAA GCTCCAGGAGGCGACAGAAAGGCTCCGACTATACCTCTACCTCAGACGAGGAGTACGACTCGAACCAGAGTACTCCTAAACACAAACGGTCCCAACCTTCCTCAGCTTCCCACAGTCCACGCAGTCAGCCTCGGCCCCAGCCAGTGGTTGCCCTGCACCCAAAGCCCCGCGGGAATGACTCCGAGGAGGAGAACCAAGAGGGAGAAGCCTTCCACAACTGGTCCACGCACAGTGCTGAGATTGCACG GTTGAGTCAAGACCTGGCTAAAGACCTGGCCATCTTGGCCAGAGAGATCCATGACGTGGCCGGTGATGGTGACACTCAGAAGCCAGAAGCTCAGAGCAGCGCGCCTGTGTCCACGGTGACCGCTCACGAAcag CTGGTTCAGCATATTCCAGAGGCCGGTTTAAACTACCCGAGAGTGCCACCTAGTTCTGCATCTGTAAGGGAACCTGAGCAAAGTGACCATGAGCAGAACTCCAGGCAGCGGGCTCGGAGCAGAGACGAG GGCGTTGTGGACAATCTGATGCTGAACCCAGTGACTCAGGTCATCATGGCCATCAGAGAAAATACAGAGCAACTTGCTGACAAAATTAA GGTACTCTTCCAGGACAGGGCGGATATCTGGGAACAAATTGAGGCAAAGGTTAATTCTGACAGTGATTTGCCTATTGTCAAAACCTCTAACAAG GAAGTCACGTCCATCTTGAAGGAACTGCGGAGAGTTCAACGACAACTTGAGG tCATCAACACAGTCATGGAGCCCAGTGGGCAGCCTGAAACTTCCAAGGCCTCGGCCTctgccgtctcctcctcctcctcctcatctggaGTTCCTCCCTCCAGAACTTCGTCCTCACGAGACTGGAGAACGGTCCACTCTATCTCTAAACGGGGCGGCGGCCCCAGGCCCAGTGAGAGCGTCAGGAGAGCAGCCGTGACACCAGACGATGTCAGACAGGGATATTTGGTCTGA